From a region of the Brevibacterium siliguriense genome:
- a CDS encoding ABC transporter permease: MITYALRRLIYSIPVVIIASFLLFWAVRRAFDPLSELRQSQDPEALARETERLGLDQPIPKQYLDWFTGFVTGDWGISSRTGREVTDMILDAAGPTIQLIVCGVVLGALFALIVGAYSAVKQYSIPDYALTTASYIGIALPAFWFGLLLIQVLGVLPVQMWDLSEPPLFFVGLHSVGEGGFGLDYLRHLALPVVTMTITLVAGWSRYGRASMLEALSSDYVRTARAKGVPRVQVIIRHALRNSLAPFITVVFLDAGLLFGGLVVTEQIFSVPGMGKLLLDSLLAGDAQLVLSWMMLVALTIVVFNLIADLSYARLDPRVKLS; this comes from the coding sequence ATGATCACCTACGCCCTGCGCCGACTGATCTACTCGATCCCCGTCGTCATCATTGCCTCGTTCCTGCTCTTCTGGGCGGTGCGCCGGGCGTTCGACCCCTTGTCAGAACTCCGTCAATCCCAGGATCCTGAAGCACTGGCACGAGAGACGGAACGTCTCGGACTCGACCAGCCGATCCCCAAGCAGTACCTCGACTGGTTCACAGGATTCGTCACCGGCGACTGGGGAATCAGCTCCCGGACCGGACGCGAAGTCACCGACATGATCCTCGACGCGGCGGGGCCGACGATCCAGCTCATCGTGTGTGGCGTCGTCCTCGGCGCGCTGTTCGCCCTCATAGTCGGAGCCTATTCTGCGGTGAAGCAGTACAGCATCCCTGACTATGCGCTCACGACGGCGTCCTATATCGGCATCGCACTGCCGGCCTTCTGGTTCGGTCTCCTACTCATCCAGGTACTCGGTGTTCTGCCGGTCCAGATGTGGGACCTGAGCGAGCCGCCCCTGTTCTTCGTCGGTCTGCACTCGGTGGGTGAGGGAGGGTTCGGCCTCGACTATCTGCGGCATCTCGCGCTGCCCGTGGTGACGATGACGATCACCCTCGTCGCCGGATGGAGCCGATATGGTCGGGCCTCGATGCTGGAGGCGTTGAGCAGTGACTATGTGCGCACCGCGCGGGCCAAAGGGGTGCCCCGGGTGCAGGTGATCATCAGGCACGCCCTGCGCAACTCCCTGGCACCCTTCATCACCGTGGTCTTCCTCGACGCCGGACTGCTCTTCGGCGGGCTGGTCGTCACCGAACAGATCTTCTCCGTCCCCGGTATGGGCAAACTGTTGCTTGATTCCCTGCTCGCCGGTGACGCACAGCTGGTGCTGTCCTGGATGATGTTGGTGGCACTGACGATCGTCGTCTTCAACCTCATCGCCGATCTCTCCTATGCTCGACTCGATCCGAGAGTGAAACTGTCATGA
- a CDS encoding ABC transporter family substrate-binding protein, whose protein sequence is MPSFSTQIRPDHHRAVVRRIGRRRNPLRWITACVCILALALSGCTTPRGASGPAADTDNQIVIGAEQEPDCADWIATCAAAIWGSYTMRQPTLPRAFVTREVKGQWMLTPSNLLAGEPEVTVTDSGKQVITYRIAPEARWSDGTPITGKDFEYTGLQIRDGEDVFDKSGYSEIESIDAVDEKTAVVTLGSEYGAWKKLFSGDYSVLPAHLLEGKDRSAMMKDGYSFSGGPWKIESWIKGTSVTLVPNDNYWGVKPELDRVTFQFITDTAAAFLALKSGQVQALYPTPQFDALSQIEAGVPNTDIIVDTESGNLEAMWLNNDAFPFDDVAVRQAFAHAIDRPAIVERLYGRLGVDETQESLLTPLNGTFAAADFARYTKDPGRVEELMTEAGWERNSEGIWAKDGKTASFRITSQAGNQRRELTEQILQKQAAEAGFDMTIANVAPAALFVDVAPKGEYEVGLWTLIDTVPEPSLDGILTSDSVPSEDNGFSGINFTRTSVDGLDGLLDTVARSTDRQERISASTKAEKLIAEAVPAIPIDTVPNIVMTTDRLHGPIRNNPSEGPFWNLEQWSLAGQEGRS, encoded by the coding sequence ATGCCGAGTTTCAGCACACAGATCAGACCTGACCACCACCGGGCAGTCGTACGCCGAATCGGGCGCAGGCGGAACCCACTGCGTTGGATCACCGCCTGTGTCTGCATTCTGGCCCTGGCCCTCAGCGGGTGTACCACTCCCAGAGGCGCCTCGGGGCCGGCCGCAGATACCGACAACCAGATCGTCATCGGGGCCGAACAGGAACCCGACTGCGCCGATTGGATCGCCACCTGCGCAGCCGCCATCTGGGGCAGCTACACCATGCGGCAGCCCACCCTTCCGCGAGCTTTCGTGACACGGGAGGTCAAGGGGCAATGGATGCTCACTCCGTCGAATCTGCTCGCCGGGGAGCCCGAGGTCACAGTCACAGATTCCGGCAAACAGGTGATCACCTACCGGATCGCTCCCGAGGCGCGGTGGTCGGACGGAACGCCGATCACCGGAAAGGACTTCGAGTACACCGGCCTGCAGATCCGAGATGGTGAAGACGTCTTCGACAAAAGCGGCTACTCGGAGATCGAATCGATCGACGCCGTCGATGAGAAGACCGCGGTTGTCACCCTCGGCAGCGAGTACGGCGCATGGAAGAAGCTCTTCAGCGGCGACTACTCGGTGCTGCCGGCCCACCTGCTCGAAGGCAAGGACCGGTCAGCGATGATGAAGGACGGCTACTCCTTCTCCGGAGGCCCGTGGAAGATCGAGTCATGGATCAAGGGAACCTCCGTGACACTGGTGCCCAACGACAACTATTGGGGAGTGAAGCCGGAACTCGATCGAGTTACGTTCCAGTTCATCACTGACACCGCCGCGGCCTTCCTCGCACTCAAGAGCGGGCAGGTCCAGGCCCTCTATCCGACCCCGCAGTTCGACGCCCTCAGCCAGATCGAGGCAGGCGTGCCCAACACCGACATCATCGTGGACACGGAATCGGGCAACCTCGAGGCGATGTGGCTCAACAACGACGCTTTTCCCTTCGACGATGTCGCCGTCAGACAGGCCTTCGCTCATGCGATCGACCGACCCGCCATCGTCGAACGACTCTATGGTCGGCTCGGCGTGGATGAGACTCAGGAAAGTCTGCTCACTCCCCTCAACGGCACCTTCGCCGCTGCCGACTTCGCGAGGTACACAAAGGATCCGGGCCGGGTCGAAGAGCTGATGACCGAGGCCGGGTGGGAGAGGAACTCGGAGGGGATCTGGGCCAAGGACGGAAAGACCGCAAGCTTCCGGATCACGTCTCAGGCCGGCAACCAGCGTCGCGAGCTGACCGAGCAGATTCTGCAGAAGCAGGCCGCCGAGGCTGGATTCGATATGACCATCGCCAATGTCGCACCTGCGGCCCTGTTCGTCGACGTGGCCCCCAAAGGCGAATACGAAGTCGGGCTGTGGACACTCATCGACACCGTCCCCGAACCCAGCCTCGACGGCATCCTCACCTCGGACTCCGTCCCGTCCGAGGACAACGGCTTCTCCGGAATCAACTTCACTCGCACCTCGGTCGACGGCCTCGACGGTCTGCTCGACACAGTCGCCCGAAGCACCGACCGTCAGGAGCGGATCTCCGCTTCGACGAAGGCGGAGAAGCTCATCGCCGAGGCGGTGCCTGCGATTCCCATCGACACGGTGCCCAACATCGTCATGACCACCGACCGTCTCCACGGGCCGATCAGGAACAACCCCTCCGAAGGGCCGTTCTGGAATCTCGAGCAGTGGAGCCTGGCCGGGCAGGAGGGCCGGTCATGA
- a CDS encoding TetR/AcrR family transcriptional regulator has translation MTTSDPTSSTADELGAPQASAAPAPKQRRKRDSLNREVILEAAEAIASRDGLEKLTFQSLGAELQAHPTSMYRHFKDKDELVRALLDSLRDRSYLGSLVHTDDWREDLRIAGRVVHDHYLRYQQFAQQMAARTTRLPREFANMEFLLQALLAAGFSPDDALRYQRVFGNYVRALSSIEAASHALPAEMQAEDELAWRMQFERLDPEDFPALTAAGRPFLGIGDTQTFDTGLEVLIKGLEALAAESREAAANRTTADPPQ, from the coding sequence GTGACGACCTCGGATCCCACGAGCAGCACAGCAGACGAGCTTGGAGCCCCGCAGGCCTCAGCGGCTCCGGCGCCCAAGCAGAGACGCAAACGCGATTCGCTCAATCGTGAGGTGATCCTCGAAGCCGCGGAAGCCATCGCCTCACGGGACGGCCTGGAGAAGCTGACCTTCCAGTCCCTGGGCGCCGAGCTCCAAGCGCATCCGACCTCGATGTACCGTCACTTCAAGGACAAGGACGAACTCGTCCGCGCCCTCCTCGATTCGCTGCGCGACCGGTCCTATCTCGGATCGCTCGTGCACACCGATGATTGGCGCGAGGATCTGAGGATCGCCGGACGTGTCGTCCACGACCACTATCTGCGCTATCAGCAGTTCGCCCAGCAGATGGCCGCCCGCACCACCCGGCTGCCGCGGGAGTTCGCCAACATGGAATTCCTGCTGCAGGCCCTTCTCGCCGCTGGGTTCAGCCCCGACGACGCCCTGCGCTATCAGCGCGTGTTCGGCAACTACGTGCGGGCTCTGTCGAGCATCGAGGCTGCCTCGCATGCTCTGCCCGCGGAGATGCAGGCAGAAGACGAGCTGGCTTGGCGGATGCAGTTCGAGCGACTCGACCCGGAGGACTTTCCGGCACTAACTGCAGCAGGACGCCCCTTCCTCGGCATCGGGGACACTCAGACCTTCGACACCGGACTCGAAGTCCTCATCAAGGGGCTGGAGGCCCTGGCTGCGGAGAGTCGCGAGGCTGCGGCGAACCGGACCACCGCTGACCCGCCTCAGTAA
- a CDS encoding prolyl oligopeptidase family serine peptidase has protein sequence MTTEHSGTSDTGVPNADPGRALGSPAWKKRFHSARLHCVRPAGADPRTALVIDNGRVSSSGRILSQIDGNWEVSQTLPFPVGFDGAISADGRWVVGLDDDGGSEVGGLVACSVDGRNRVELTPGRAAYVIRGIDFSVDGRTLLATIVDDEGFHLLSVPVPDWQSNIAPALTSSGATAQAPATETADSASGIADRAGWGTPRVVWSSTDEAWYGHISADGSLLSVDSTDHNPGVRRTAVTVIDASTGAEVAVCDDLPAGPVRAVRFSPISGDQRILLSTERSGFARPAIWDPTTGQRSDFDAMELDGELQPLDWDPRRDRILALHIDEGIHRLILIDTVAGVLEVVRDGTGSYAVPDVAAEFAYEAQSYLADGGVMCFEQSWARPPRLLRIESTSDGSEPATIIAAPDVPKGIEFTSEMIPGAEGTPVQLWWAVPSGEVRGTILSVHGGPNLVTTDAYSPVAQSWLDEGFAYAALNYHGSVSFGRALREGFWTGYGDREIADIRAAMECLAEHGIADPLSSYITGASYGGHLTLLSLGRLPDLFAGGFAIVAMADWATAFAEMNAALRPVWETVLSRGELSFEEACRKLSATSYVEQVRGSAVLFQGARDTRTPPAQARKYVDALRAAGGDVLIEWFDAGHTPTGTTLESEWLTTELELIALTEAGQRWSGSPQPRDSPQPGPPAP, from the coding sequence ATGACGACAGAACACAGCGGAACATCCGACACCGGTGTGCCGAACGCGGATCCGGGTCGGGCCCTCGGCTCGCCCGCGTGGAAAAAGCGATTCCACAGCGCCAGGCTGCACTGCGTGCGCCCGGCCGGAGCGGATCCGCGGACTGCGCTCGTCATCGACAACGGGCGGGTCTCCTCGTCAGGGCGGATCCTCAGCCAGATCGACGGAAACTGGGAGGTCTCCCAGACACTGCCGTTCCCTGTCGGCTTCGACGGAGCCATCAGCGCCGACGGCCGCTGGGTGGTCGGCCTCGACGATGACGGCGGCTCCGAGGTCGGCGGACTTGTCGCCTGTTCTGTCGACGGGCGGAACCGAGTCGAGCTGACACCGGGACGCGCGGCCTACGTGATCCGCGGAATCGACTTTTCGGTCGATGGAAGAACGCTCCTGGCCACGATCGTCGACGACGAGGGATTCCACCTCTTGTCCGTACCCGTTCCGGACTGGCAGTCAAACATTGCTCCTGCATTGACGAGCAGCGGTGCCACCGCCCAGGCGCCGGCGACCGAAACCGCGGATTCCGCGTCCGGGATCGCCGACCGTGCTGGTTGGGGAACGCCCCGAGTGGTCTGGTCGTCGACCGATGAGGCCTGGTACGGCCACATCTCCGCTGACGGCAGTCTGCTCAGCGTCGACAGCACCGACCACAACCCGGGGGTGCGACGCACCGCAGTGACCGTCATCGATGCCTCCACCGGCGCCGAGGTGGCCGTGTGCGATGATCTGCCCGCCGGTCCCGTGCGTGCCGTGCGATTCTCTCCGATTTCCGGAGACCAGAGGATTCTGCTCAGCACCGAGCGCAGCGGCTTTGCCCGACCGGCCATTTGGGATCCGACGACCGGTCAGCGATCGGACTTCGACGCTATGGAGCTCGACGGTGAACTGCAGCCGCTCGACTGGGATCCTCGGCGCGATCGCATTCTCGCTCTTCACATCGATGAGGGCATCCATCGGCTCATCCTCATCGACACCGTGGCGGGGGTCCTGGAAGTAGTCCGGGACGGCACCGGCAGCTACGCGGTCCCCGATGTCGCCGCCGAATTCGCCTATGAGGCGCAGTCCTACCTCGCCGACGGCGGGGTCATGTGCTTCGAGCAGTCCTGGGCGCGTCCGCCGAGGCTGCTGCGCATCGAATCGACGTCCGATGGTTCGGAGCCTGCCACGATCATTGCGGCACCGGATGTGCCGAAAGGGATCGAGTTCACCTCGGAGATGATCCCGGGAGCTGAGGGCACGCCGGTGCAGCTGTGGTGGGCTGTGCCCAGTGGAGAGGTACGCGGGACGATCCTGTCGGTGCACGGAGGACCAAATCTGGTCACCACCGATGCCTATTCGCCTGTGGCGCAGTCGTGGCTCGATGAGGGCTTCGCATACGCAGCGCTGAACTATCACGGTTCGGTGAGCTTCGGGCGCGCACTGCGGGAGGGATTCTGGACCGGGTACGGCGACCGCGAGATCGCTGATATCCGTGCGGCAATGGAGTGCCTCGCGGAGCATGGGATCGCCGACCCGTTGAGCAGCTACATCACCGGAGCCTCCTACGGAGGTCATCTCACCCTGCTGTCCCTGGGGCGCCTGCCGGATCTCTTCGCCGGCGGGTTCGCCATCGTCGCCATGGCGGATTGGGCGACGGCCTTCGCTGAGATGAATGCTGCCCTGCGGCCCGTCTGGGAGACGGTGCTGTCCCGGGGTGAGCTGAGCTTCGAGGAAGCCTGCCGCAAATTGTCCGCGACGAGCTATGTCGAGCAGGTCCGGGGATCAGCGGTGCTGTTCCAGGGTGCGCGTGATACTCGGACGCCTCCTGCCCAGGCTCGAAAGTACGTGGACGCACTCCGGGCCGCAGGCGGAGACGTACTCATCGAATGGTTCGACGCAGGTCACACACCGACCGGAACGACTCTCGAATCCGAATGGCTGACCACGGAGCTCGAGCTGATCGCGCTTACTGAGGCGGGTCAGCGGTGGTCCGGTTCGCCGCAGCCTCGCGACTCTCCGCAGCCAGGGCCTCCAGCCCCTTGA
- a CDS encoding M20/M25/M40 family metallo-hydrolase — protein MPRPHRRLGNRGAERGRGPCSSRRDSDERGIRPSVLGGPEPGGILILGHADTVWPVGTLAEIPFAVAEDRATGPGVFDMKSGIVSALEALTALQDTADLSLLITGDEETGSVTSRGLIEEAARAHRAVLILEPSLGGALKIARRGVGIYRVEITGVAAHAGLDPAKGINALRELAHVIQTVSRAASTEADTHVTPSVASGGTAVNTVPAEASLKVDVRAWSLAELERVDAVFGALAPLHPGAGIAVHGGINRPPMPVESSVVLCRLAQQSAERLGQPELDAVEVGGGSDGNFTAAAGTATLDGLGPIGDGAHARHEWVRLSSMVERAELTAELIRSIRSVDGDSLTIASNEKRERAPRRKETERANGENQESIS, from the coding sequence GTGCCTCGACCTCATCGACGGCTGGGCAACCGAGGCGCTGAGCGGGGGCGCGGGCCCTGCTCGTCGCGGAGAGATTCTGACGAACGGGGGATCCGACCATCTGTACTGGGAGGCCCCGAGCCCGGGGGCATCCTCATCCTCGGCCACGCAGATACCGTTTGGCCCGTCGGTACGCTCGCCGAGATCCCCTTTGCCGTCGCCGAAGATCGCGCCACCGGTCCCGGCGTCTTCGACATGAAATCCGGTATCGTGTCCGCGCTCGAAGCGCTCACGGCGCTGCAGGACACGGCGGACCTCTCTCTCCTCATCACCGGCGACGAAGAAACAGGTTCAGTGACCTCTCGGGGTCTCATCGAGGAAGCTGCTCGGGCTCATCGAGCGGTACTCATCCTCGAACCCAGCCTCGGCGGCGCGCTGAAGATCGCCCGCCGAGGGGTCGGCATCTACAGAGTCGAGATCACGGGAGTGGCTGCGCATGCCGGATTGGATCCGGCCAAAGGGATCAACGCCCTCCGGGAACTCGCCCACGTCATCCAGACCGTCTCGCGTGCAGCTTCGACCGAAGCTGATACTCATGTCACTCCGTCGGTGGCCAGCGGCGGAACTGCCGTCAACACTGTGCCGGCCGAGGCCTCACTAAAGGTTGATGTTCGAGCCTGGAGTCTCGCCGAACTCGAACGCGTCGATGCGGTGTTCGGCGCTCTGGCACCGCTCCACCCCGGCGCTGGAATCGCGGTGCACGGCGGAATCAACCGTCCACCCATGCCTGTCGAGTCCTCGGTCGTGCTCTGCCGCCTAGCCCAGCAGTCGGCCGAGCGTCTCGGCCAGCCCGAACTCGACGCGGTCGAGGTCGGAGGAGGATCCGACGGCAACTTCACTGCCGCGGCGGGCACGGCGACCTTGGACGGATTGGGGCCGATCGGCGACGGCGCACATGCACGACATGAATGGGTGCGGTTGAGCTCCATGGTCGAGCGAGCGGAGCTGACCGCCGAGCTCATCCGGAGCATCCGCAGCGTCGACGGCGACTCACTGACGATCGCATCGAATGAAAAGAGAGAGCGGGCCCCGCGGAGGAAAGAAACCGAGCGGGCAAACGGGGAGAATCAGGAGAGCATCTCATGA
- a CDS encoding alpha/beta fold hydrolase: MFEGFASVGSEREGVTIRAWKGGAGTPVLLLHGYPQTHHMWHRVAPALAERHTVIVADLRGYGDSGKPAPVEDRSNYSKREMAADQHRLMASLGFDRYAVVGHDRGARVAHRLGLDQPEAVSRIAVLDIVPTLHMFDNVDRAMASSYFHWFFLSQRGGMPESLQRADPQTWLRSRFTGRHAGGEAIAEAAYAEYERCFLQPGAIEGSTADYQAAASIDLDHDRADRDRGRTLDMPLLALWGSAGYVGTNFDVVDVWREYADSVTGAAIESDHYLAEEAPGKVAARLLDFLAEEDLESVDADDGALG; the protein is encoded by the coding sequence GTGTTCGAAGGATTTGCATCGGTGGGCAGCGAGCGCGAGGGCGTCACCATTCGAGCCTGGAAAGGTGGAGCCGGCACTCCGGTCCTATTGCTGCACGGCTATCCGCAGACTCACCACATGTGGCATCGCGTCGCGCCGGCCCTCGCCGAACGGCACACCGTCATCGTTGCTGACCTGCGAGGCTACGGGGACTCAGGGAAGCCGGCACCTGTCGAAGATCGCTCGAACTACTCGAAGCGGGAGATGGCGGCTGACCAGCATCGGCTCATGGCGTCTCTCGGGTTCGACCGATATGCGGTGGTCGGTCACGACCGAGGTGCGAGAGTCGCCCACCGCCTGGGGCTCGATCAGCCGGAGGCGGTGAGTCGAATCGCCGTGCTCGACATCGTGCCGACACTGCACATGTTCGACAATGTCGACCGAGCCATGGCCAGTTCCTATTTCCACTGGTTCTTCCTCTCCCAGCGCGGAGGCATGCCCGAATCACTGCAGAGAGCCGACCCGCAGACCTGGCTTCGCAGCCGCTTCACTGGACGTCATGCCGGGGGAGAGGCCATCGCCGAGGCAGCCTACGCCGAATACGAACGGTGTTTCCTTCAGCCGGGTGCCATCGAAGGTTCGACGGCCGACTATCAGGCCGCGGCCAGCATCGACCTCGATCATGATCGGGCCGATCGGGACCGGGGCAGGACGTTGGACATGCCTCTTCTGGCCCTGTGGGGCTCGGCGGGCTACGTGGGTACGAATTTCGATGTGGTCGACGTCTGGCGTGAGTACGCAGACTCTGTCACCGGTGCCGCCATCGAGTCCGATCACTATCTTGCCGAGGAAGCCCCGGGCAAGGTTGCCGCCCGACTGCTCGACTTCCTCGCCGAGGAGGATCTCGAGAGCGTGGATGCCGATGATGGGGCCCTCGGATGA
- the nagB gene encoding glucosamine-6-phosphate deaminase: MEVVIADEYTLAELAADAIERLVRTESAPVIGLATGSSPLRIYDELTTRHKNEGLSFAHAQAFMLDEYVGIADDHPQRYRNVIDTEIASRVDFAEGAVHGPDGSAEDLAAASADYERNIAEAGGIDLQILGIGTDGHVAFNEPGSSLASRTRVKSLTHQTRIDNARFFDGDVEQVPKLCLTQGLGTIMDAKHLLLVATGGNKAEAVHQMIEGPISAMWPATVLQMHPHVTVLLDDASASRLQLGDYYRHAYENKPEWQSL, encoded by the coding sequence ATGGAAGTTGTCATCGCCGATGAATACACGCTGGCGGAACTCGCCGCCGACGCGATCGAGCGGCTGGTGCGCACGGAATCCGCGCCGGTCATCGGGCTGGCGACCGGTTCGAGCCCGCTGCGCATCTATGACGAGCTGACGACCCGTCACAAGAACGAAGGGCTGTCCTTCGCCCATGCGCAGGCGTTCATGCTCGACGAATACGTCGGAATCGCCGACGACCATCCGCAACGCTATCGCAACGTCATCGACACCGAGATCGCCTCCCGGGTCGACTTCGCCGAGGGGGCCGTCCACGGTCCCGACGGATCCGCCGAAGACCTGGCGGCCGCCTCGGCGGACTATGAACGCAATATCGCCGAGGCGGGCGGAATCGATCTGCAGATCCTCGGCATCGGCACCGACGGCCACGTCGCGTTCAACGAACCCGGATCATCCCTAGCCTCGCGGACCCGAGTGAAGTCCCTGACGCACCAGACGCGGATCGACAATGCGCGGTTCTTCGACGGCGACGTCGAGCAGGTGCCGAAGCTGTGCCTCACGCAGGGGCTGGGCACGATCATGGACGCTAAGCATCTCTTGCTCGTAGCGACCGGCGGCAATAAGGCCGAGGCCGTGCACCAGATGATCGAAGGGCCGATCTCGGCGATGTGGCCGGCGACCGTGCTGCAGATGCATCCGCACGTCACGGTCCTGCTCGATGATGCGTCGGCCTCCAGGCTGCAGCTCGGCGACTATTATCGCCACGCTTACGAGAACAAGCCGGAGTGGCAGAGCCTCTGA
- a CDS encoding FadR/GntR family transcriptional regulator: protein MAETTAPGRKVTTSDRIKDLILSDGLRPGDLLPTEGELCSRLGVSRSNVREAIRKLSTLDIVDVRHGHGTYVGEMTLDALVEALVFRGVLSPGDDLDALRDVVEVRKALDRGMSEQIVDALKGTENSELTALVEEMTALAAAGKTFPQQDRAFHTGLLAKLGNSLVGQLVAAFWDVHTAVLPKLNVAVASDLEQTAGSHGLMLEAAESGDAEAFRAAITAHYEPIMRALEQK from the coding sequence ATGGCGGAGACGACAGCCCCCGGCCGGAAAGTGACGACTTCCGACAGGATCAAGGATCTCATCCTCTCCGATGGCTTGCGTCCCGGGGACCTCCTGCCGACCGAAGGTGAACTGTGCAGCCGCCTCGGCGTCTCGCGGTCGAACGTCCGGGAAGCCATCCGCAAACTCTCCACCCTCGACATCGTCGATGTCCGCCACGGACACGGCACCTACGTCGGCGAGATGACCCTCGACGCCCTCGTCGAAGCCCTCGTGTTCCGCGGTGTGCTCAGCCCCGGTGACGACCTCGACGCGCTGCGTGATGTCGTCGAAGTGCGCAAGGCCCTCGATCGCGGAATGTCCGAGCAGATCGTCGACGCTCTCAAGGGCACGGAGAATTCCGAACTCACGGCCCTGGTCGAGGAGATGACTGCGCTCGCCGCCGCCGGCAAGACCTTCCCGCAGCAGGATCGCGCCTTTCACACGGGATTGCTCGCGAAGCTGGGCAACTCGCTCGTCGGCCAACTCGTCGCCGCCTTCTGGGACGTGCACACGGCCGTCCTGCCCAAACTCAACGTGGCCGTGGCGTCCGATCTGGAGCAGACCGCGGGGTCCCACGGACTCATGCTCGAAGCGGCGGAATCCGGCGATGCTGAGGCCTTCCGCGCCGCGATCACCGCCCACTATGAGCCGATCATGCGGGCCCTCGAGCAGAAATGA
- a CDS encoding SPFH domain-containing protein: protein MTGLVSTFAIIIVILVIAVLLFGKLRTSMFFTVKTQENVIVERFGKFKKVAKPGLNTKVPFIETTSRPISLRVQQLEVNIESKTKDNVFVTVPVAVQYVVEEDNVADAYYRLANSEEQIRSYVFDTVRSALSGLTLDTAFESKDDIAENVERRLSESMKRYGFKIVSTLVTDITPDPKVRDSMNSINAAQRDRVAAQSLAEADKIKRVTQAQAESEAMRLHGEGVAAQRKAIATGIAEQYAKLQEVGIDKTAEQLLMMTQYFDTMQNVAQEGRSNVLFMPSNPGGLGEMGQEIRNALFAANAAEDGATFTAPESRYASSNRSEQASVPPQPTNPPSSDGHGGSDGSGGSGSSGQSLGQSVRSAAQSAREAAQQWKNSHQPPQNPQQ, encoded by the coding sequence ATGACTGGATTGGTGTCCACATTCGCCATCATCATCGTCATCCTCGTCATCGCCGTTCTGCTGTTCGGCAAGCTGCGTACCAGCATGTTCTTCACGGTGAAGACGCAGGAGAACGTCATCGTCGAACGGTTCGGCAAGTTCAAGAAGGTCGCGAAGCCGGGACTGAATACGAAGGTGCCGTTCATCGAGACGACGAGTCGGCCGATCTCATTGCGAGTTCAGCAGCTCGAGGTCAACATCGAGTCGAAGACGAAGGACAATGTCTTCGTCACGGTTCCCGTCGCCGTTCAGTACGTGGTCGAAGAGGACAATGTCGCCGACGCTTACTACCGTCTGGCGAACTCCGAGGAGCAGATCCGGTCCTATGTCTTCGATACCGTTCGTTCGGCGCTGTCCGGTCTGACCCTGGACACGGCGTTCGAGTCGAAGGACGATATCGCGGAGAACGTGGAGCGCCGGCTCTCGGAGTCGATGAAGCGCTACGGGTTCAAGATCGTGAGCACTCTGGTCACGGATATCACCCCGGACCCGAAGGTGCGCGATTCGATGAACTCGATCAATGCCGCACAGCGTGACCGCGTCGCCGCGCAGTCCCTCGCCGAGGCGGACAAGATCAAACGCGTCACTCAGGCCCAGGCGGAGTCCGAGGCGATGCGCCTGCACGGTGAGGGTGTCGCCGCTCAGCGCAAGGCGATTGCGACCGGTATCGCCGAGCAGTACGCGAAGCTGCAGGAGGTGGGCATCGACAAAACTGCCGAGCAGCTGCTGATGATGACCCAGTACTTCGACACCATGCAGAACGTCGCGCAGGAGGGGCGGTCGAACGTGCTGTTCATGCCCTCGAACCCGGGAGGCCTGGGCGAGATGGGCCAGGAGATCCGCAACGCCCTGTTCGCCGCCAACGCCGCCGAGGACGGAGCGACCTTCACTGCACCCGAGAGCCGGTACGCGTCGAGTAACCGCTCGGAGCAGGCCAGCGTTCCGCCGCAGCCGACGAACCCGCCGAGCTCAGATGGGCACGGCGGCTCTGACGGGTCGGGCGGTTCCGGTAGTTCAGGCCAGTCCCTCGGGCAGTCCGTTCGATCTGCGGCGCAGTCCGCGCGGGAAGCTGCTCAGCAGTGGAAGAACAGCCACCAGCCGCCGCAGAACCCTCAGCAGTAA